The following proteins come from a genomic window of Euryarchaeota archaeon:
- a CDS encoding class I SAM-dependent methyltransferase, translating into MLESGCGGGKTLASLISKGARVFAVDYARAGVLGARAKNPEADFVVADVVQIPAAAAMADVVISNFVLTHLSERGRPAAVAEAHRVLKPAGLFIGEVFSHNDLRAKDRFVVKEGIPYYYFTEGELRRLLSGFASVDVERGETVKKVRGEKVVREILRFVGRK; encoded by the coding sequence GTGTTGGAGTCGGGTTGTGGCGGGGGAAAGACATTGGCCTCACTGATCTCAAAAGGCGCGAGGGTGTTCGCGGTTGACTACGCACGGGCCGGTGTCCTCGGGGCGCGGGCCAAGAACCCCGAAGCGGACTTCGTCGTCGCGGACGTTGTACAAATCCCGGCCGCGGCGGCCATGGCCGACGTCGTCATCTCGAATTTCGTCCTGACGCACCTTAGCGAACGGGGACGGCCGGCCGCGGTGGCGGAAGCGCACCGCGTGCTCAAACCAGCAGGACTCTTCATCGGCGAGGTGTTCAGCCACAACGACCTTCGCGCCAAGGACCGCTTCGTCGTCAAGGAGGGGATCCCTTATTATTACTTCACGGAGGGCGAGTTGCGTCGTCTTCTCTCCGGCTTCGCGTCGGTGGACGTCGAACGCGGCGAGACGGTGAAGAAGGTGCGCGGGGAGAAGGTGGTGCGCGAGATCCTGCGCTTCGTCGGGCGTAAATGA